CTCGAACTGGGTCAGCACGCGGTAGACCGTGGCCAGACCGATGTCGGCCCCCTCGTTCAGCAGGGCTTTGTATACGTCTTCAGCGGTCATGTGGCGCTGCGCCGTCTTCTGGAAGATCTCCAGAATCTTGATGCGGGGCAACGTGGCCTTCAGGCCGCTGTTCTTGATTTCTTCGGTCCGGTCCATGGTGTCAAGCTGGGCCGACCCCCATGGGCCTGCCGCTAGAATGGGCCAATCATAGCCAGCAATGGGCGTGCTGCGCCCCCCGGCCCCGAAGATATGCGCCCCATCATCCCGCTCCTGACCTCCACGCTGGCCCTGCTGGGCCTTGCCGGCTGTTCCTCGCTGCCCTCGCTGGACAGCCTGCCCTCGGTGGCCGGCGACAAGGTGCTGGGCCTGGTGACCCCCTACCGGGTCGAGGTGGTGCAGGGCAATGTGCTGACCAAGGAGCAGGTGGCCCGGGTCAAGCCCGGCATGAGCCGCGCCCAGGTGCGCGACCTGCTGGGTTCGCCGCTGCTGACCGACATCTTCCATGACAACCGCTGGGACTACGCC
This genomic stretch from Roseateles sp. DAIF2 harbors:
- a CDS encoding outer membrane protein assembly factor BamE, whose amino-acid sequence is MRPIIPLLTSTLALLGLAGCSSLPSLDSLPSVAGDKVLGLVTPYRVEVVQGNVLTKEQVARVKPGMSRAQVRDLLGSPLLTDIFHDNRWDYAFSIRRQGATPQARHVIAWFEGDQLKSLDLPGDLPSENEFIASINTFKPRNQPKLELSEAERKALPVPAKPEAAAAEPVGPVRAYPPLEPRS